From Rhodoferax sp. AJA081-3, the proteins below share one genomic window:
- a CDS encoding tetratricopeptide repeat protein, with protein MSSISIRNLFLTSALSLAMAGAALAAPAEAAPVQNAQVDSFVAGKNAIDAKNWELAVASFDKVVAQDPKNADAYNYLGFSNRWLGRYDAAFAAYDKALALDPTHKGALNYSGISYLKTGQKAKAEAQLAKLQTSCANCDETKQLAKAIADYKPAQ; from the coding sequence ATGTCCTCAATCTCTATCCGCAATCTGTTCCTCACGTCCGCGCTGAGCCTCGCCATGGCCGGCGCTGCCCTGGCCGCACCGGCCGAAGCCGCACCGGTGCAAAACGCGCAGGTCGACAGCTTTGTCGCTGGCAAAAACGCCATTGACGCCAAGAACTGGGAACTGGCCGTGGCCAGCTTCGACAAGGTGGTGGCGCAAGACCCCAAGAACGCAGATGCATACAACTACCTGGGCTTCTCCAACCGCTGGCTGGGCCGCTACGACGCAGCCTTTGCGGCCTATGACAAGGCCCTGGCGCTGGACCCCACCCACAAGGGCGCGCTCAATTACTCTGGCATCTCTTACCTGAAGACCGGTCAAAAGGCCAAGGCCGAGGCCCAACTGGCCAAGCTGCAAACCAGCTGCGCCAACTGTGACGAGACCAAACAGCTGGCCAAGGCCATTGCCGACTACAAACCCGCGCAA
- a CDS encoding zinc-dependent alcohol dehydrogenase family protein, which yields MKAVVYEAFSAPPQLKTVPDPTPEAHGVVVKVQATGVCRSDWHGWVGHDTDIVLPHVPGHELAGIVEAVGKDVYKWRVGDRVTVPFVGGCGTCPECHSGNQQVCERQFQPGFTHWGSFAEYVSIHKADLNLVALPDTLDFATAASLGCRFVTSFRAVVDQGKTSAGQWVAVHGCGGVGLSAIMIANAVGANVVAIDISDEKLAMARAMGAVATVNATQVANVVEAVTDITQGGAHVSLDALGHPTTCFNSISNLRRRGKHIQVGLMLAENSTPAIPMAKVIAHELEILGSHGMQAHRYGAMLDMVQSGKLAPEKLIGKQINLEQSIHALMNMDRFDVAGVTVVTEF from the coding sequence ATGAAAGCCGTAGTTTATGAAGCCTTTTCCGCCCCACCCCAACTGAAAACCGTGCCGGACCCCACACCCGAGGCACATGGTGTTGTCGTCAAGGTGCAGGCCACGGGTGTTTGCCGCAGTGATTGGCACGGCTGGGTTGGGCATGACACCGACATCGTGCTCCCCCATGTTCCTGGCCATGAATTGGCGGGCATTGTGGAGGCGGTCGGCAAAGACGTATACAAATGGCGGGTGGGCGACCGGGTCACCGTGCCATTTGTAGGGGGCTGCGGTACCTGCCCAGAGTGCCACTCGGGCAACCAGCAGGTTTGCGAAAGGCAGTTTCAACCCGGCTTTACCCACTGGGGTTCGTTTGCCGAATACGTCTCCATCCACAAGGCAGATCTCAACCTGGTGGCCTTGCCCGACACGCTGGACTTTGCCACCGCTGCCAGCCTGGGGTGCCGCTTTGTGACTTCGTTCCGCGCGGTGGTAGACCAGGGCAAAACGTCCGCCGGGCAGTGGGTGGCGGTGCACGGCTGCGGAGGTGTGGGCCTGTCGGCCATCATGATTGCCAACGCGGTGGGGGCCAACGTGGTTGCCATCGACATCTCGGATGAAAAGCTAGCCATGGCGCGGGCCATGGGTGCGGTTGCCACCGTGAACGCGACCCAGGTGGCCAACGTGGTGGAGGCCGTGACCGACATCACCCAAGGCGGCGCCCACGTCTCGCTGGATGCACTGGGCCACCCCACCACCTGCTTCAATTCGATCAGCAACCTGCGCAGGCGCGGCAAACACATACAGGTCGGGCTCATGCTGGCGGAGAACAGCACACCCGCCATCCCCATGGCCAAGGTCATCGCCCACGAGCTGGAAATCCTGGGCAGCCACGGCATGCAGGCACACCGCTACGGCGCGATGCTGGACATGGTGCAGTCCGGCAAACTGGCGCCCGAAAAACTCATAGGCAAACAGATCAACCTGGAGCAATCCATCCATGCATTGATGAACATGGACAGGTTCGACGTGGCCGGCGTAACCGTGGTGACTGAGTTCTGA
- a CDS encoding Lrp/AsnC family transcriptional regulator codes for MADFDKTDAEILDHLQRDGRLSNAKLAEQLSLSETPCWRRVKRLEEQGVIEGYQVMLNRRKLGFGVMAFVQLSFTRHSEESTAAFEKIIQASPNVLACHNTTGEADFLLQVVARDLDDYSRFVETVLRKLPFVSSIRSNLSLREMKASNRLPVVDMFSV; via the coding sequence ATAGCTGATTTTGATAAAACAGATGCCGAAATCCTGGATCACCTGCAACGTGACGGCCGCCTGTCCAACGCCAAACTCGCCGAGCAGCTCTCGCTGAGCGAAACGCCTTGCTGGCGGCGTGTGAAGCGGCTGGAAGAGCAGGGCGTCATCGAGGGATATCAGGTCATGCTGAACCGCCGCAAGTTGGGCTTCGGGGTGATGGCGTTTGTGCAGCTGTCTTTTACGCGGCACAGTGAAGAGTCGACCGCTGCGTTCGAGAAAATCATTCAGGCCAGCCCCAATGTGCTGGCTTGCCACAACACGACCGGCGAGGCCGACTTCCTGCTGCAGGTGGTCGCCAGAGACCTTGATGACTACAGCCGTTTTGTGGAAACGGTGCTTAGAAAGTTGCCATTCGTGTCGAGCATCCGGTCGAACTTGTCCTTGCGGGAGATGAAGGCGTCGAATCGCTTGCCCGTGGTGGATATGTTTTCCGTCTGA
- a CDS encoding GNAT family N-acetyltransferase, whose translation MSALVLVPPSAHLRDSYRALVAEFVAYGNALVPFTLSFDHTDFDAFLSQLADCAKGVSVPEGFVAHSTFWLVRDWTEVVGVSNIRHSLTPALLRDGGSIGYGIRPTARRQGLGTAILRLSLLRAAHLGVGRALLTCAKQNVASAGVIVRNGGVLESEEFLPDRGEVVQRYWITPNTATS comes from the coding sequence ATGTCTGCCCTAGTACTCGTACCCCCAAGCGCCCACCTGCGCGACTCGTACCGCGCGCTGGTTGCGGAGTTTGTTGCCTACGGCAATGCACTGGTCCCGTTCACCCTGTCGTTTGACCACACGGACTTCGACGCCTTTTTGAGCCAGCTGGCCGACTGCGCCAAAGGCGTGAGCGTGCCCGAAGGTTTTGTCGCCCACTCCACCTTCTGGCTGGTACGCGACTGGACCGAAGTGGTGGGTGTATCCAACATCCGCCACAGCCTGACGCCCGCGCTGCTGCGCGATGGCGGCAGCATAGGCTACGGGATCCGCCCCACCGCGCGCCGCCAAGGCCTGGGCACTGCCATCTTGCGGCTGTCGTTGTTGCGGGCCGCGCATCTGGGCGTGGGGCGCGCACTGCTCACCTGCGCCAAGCAAAACGTGGCGTCTGCGGGCGTGATTGTGCGCAATGGCGGTGTGCTGGAGTCCGAAGAGTTTCTGCCCGACAGGGGCGAAGTGGTGCAACGCTACTGGATCACTCCAAACACCGCCACCAGCTAA
- a CDS encoding DUF6151 family protein, with the protein MPNIHTIQCQCGQIRGLLSSTIPSNRCVCYCDDCQAFARHLQAHRTLDTQGGTEIIQVPPSNLQFTQGADKLACLRLTDTGMLRWYAACCNTPIGNTPAKQGMSFVGLIHTCLGDAAGREAAFGPVTMVVGVKTAIGADKPVQKGLFSGIAKTMAMILKARLNGAYRRNPFFQQDTGVAVAVPTVLSANELRAAKASTAS; encoded by the coding sequence GTGCCAAATATTCACACCATTCAATGCCAATGCGGCCAGATCCGGGGCCTGCTCTCTTCCACCATACCCTCCAACCGCTGCGTTTGTTACTGCGACGATTGCCAGGCTTTTGCACGGCACTTGCAAGCCCACCGCACACTGGACACGCAGGGCGGCACTGAGATCATCCAGGTACCGCCCTCCAACCTGCAGTTCACCCAGGGCGCCGACAAGCTGGCCTGCCTGCGCCTGACCGACACCGGTATGCTGCGCTGGTACGCAGCCTGCTGCAACACCCCCATTGGCAACACACCCGCCAAACAGGGTATGTCCTTTGTAGGCCTGATCCACACCTGCCTAGGTGACGCTGCAGGCCGAGAAGCCGCGTTCGGCCCGGTGACCATGGTGGTGGGCGTCAAGACCGCAATCGGTGCAGACAAGCCCGTGCAGAAGGGGCTGTTCAGTGGCATCGCCAAAACCATGGCCATGATCCTGAAGGCACGCCTGAACGGCGCCTACCGGCGCAATCCCTTCTTTCAACAAGACACCGGTGTTGCGGTGGCAGTACCCACCGTGCTGTCGGCGAATGAGCTGCGCGCGGCAAAAGCATCCACCGCATCCTGA
- a CDS encoding VOC family protein, which translates to MASKNTVCIWYDGTALDAATFYAKTFPDSTVNAVHHAPGDYPSGKQGDVLTVEFTVMGVPCLGLNGGPTFKHTEAFSFQVATDSQEETDRLWNAIIDNGGQASACGWCKDKWGLSWQITPRMLMAAISNPDPVAAKRAFQAMMEMTKIDIAAIEIALRG; encoded by the coding sequence ATGGCCAGCAAAAACACGGTCTGCATTTGGTACGACGGCACCGCGCTCGATGCCGCCACGTTCTACGCCAAGACGTTCCCGGACAGCACCGTAAACGCCGTGCACCACGCACCGGGTGACTACCCGTCGGGCAAACAGGGCGATGTACTGACGGTTGAGTTCACAGTGATGGGCGTTCCCTGCCTGGGCTTGAACGGTGGGCCAACCTTCAAACACACCGAGGCGTTCTCGTTCCAGGTGGCTACCGACTCACAGGAAGAGACCGACCGCCTGTGGAACGCCATCATCGACAACGGCGGCCAGGCCAGCGCCTGCGGTTGGTGCAAAGACAAATGGGGACTCTCCTGGCAGATCACCCCGCGTATGCTGATGGCCGCTATCAGCAACCCCGACCCCGTGGCCGCCAAACGCGCATTCCAGGCCATGATGGAGATGACCAAGATTGACATAGCCGCCATTGAAATCGCACTCCGAGGGTGA
- a CDS encoding thioredoxin fold domain-containing protein: MTRLALLATIPAVLLACSKAPEVAVVPPAKPAAAVAPATIGWVKPEGASLDAVFTKAKAENKPVFLYWGAVWCPPCNQIKATVFNRPDFVERSKGFIPVYLDGDTPGAQKLGTQFKVRGYPTTILFKPDGTELTRLPGEVDAAQYMQILKMGMSATQPIKETLTAAMAAPGATPALSADDWRMLAYYAWDIDEAQLLPKKDLASTVHQLAQKCPPEQQEASARLTLRSVAMAAQDKTTGLDKAQALAQVHKILGDAPRARENGDIFVNYSNDIATVLTTAGTAERTTLLAALNAALDKLSVDAGLSKADQLGAVQAKVALALMDQPKGAKPELAPELVAQAQAAATKADTSSTDKYERQAVIPSAAHLLSQVGLIDASDAMLKTELPKAVSSYYHMLVLSSNAKLRDDKVSALDWAEKAYAGSQGPATRLQWGSGYVQKLITMAPQDSARIEKAAAQVIGELDAAPETFYERNRRSLEKMGAQLNTWNAGGKHTPVVQKLTAQLNAVCAKLPEKDSARDACTGVFAKAGKKA; this comes from the coding sequence ATGACACGTTTAGCATTGCTTGCCACCATCCCCGCTGTATTGCTGGCTTGCTCCAAGGCGCCAGAAGTCGCCGTAGTACCCCCCGCCAAACCGGCCGCCGCTGTGGCGCCTGCCACCATAGGCTGGGTCAAGCCCGAGGGCGCAAGCTTGGATGCGGTCTTTACCAAGGCCAAGGCAGAAAACAAGCCAGTGTTTTTATATTGGGGCGCCGTGTGGTGCCCTCCGTGCAACCAGATAAAGGCGACGGTGTTCAACCGGCCAGACTTTGTGGAGCGCAGCAAAGGCTTCATTCCCGTCTATCTGGATGGCGACACGCCCGGTGCGCAAAAACTGGGCACGCAGTTCAAGGTGCGTGGTTACCCCACCACCATTTTGTTCAAACCCGACGGCACGGAGCTGACACGCCTGCCCGGGGAGGTGGACGCAGCGCAGTACATGCAGATCCTGAAGATGGGCATGAGCGCGACACAACCGATCAAGGAAACACTGACCGCCGCCATGGCCGCGCCCGGTGCAACACCTGCACTGAGTGCCGATGATTGGCGCATGCTGGCTTATTACGCATGGGACATTGACGAGGCGCAGTTGCTACCCAAGAAAGACCTGGCGTCCACCGTTCATCAGCTGGCGCAGAAATGCCCGCCCGAGCAGCAAGAGGCCTCCGCGCGGCTGACGCTGCGGTCCGTGGCCATGGCCGCCCAGGATAAGACGACCGGTCTGGACAAAGCGCAGGCCTTGGCCCAAGTGCACAAGATTCTGGGTGACGCACCGCGTGCGCGGGAAAACGGCGATATTTTTGTCAACTACTCCAACGACATCGCGACCGTGCTGACCACGGCTGGCACGGCGGAGCGCACCACGCTGTTGGCCGCCCTGAACGCTGCTTTGGATAAATTGTCAGTCGATGCCGGTTTGTCCAAGGCCGACCAACTGGGCGCTGTGCAGGCCAAGGTGGCACTGGCGTTGATGGACCAACCCAAGGGCGCCAAACCCGAGCTCGCACCCGAACTGGTGGCACAAGCCCAGGCGGCAGCCACCAAGGCCGACACCAGCAGCACGGACAAATACGAACGCCAGGCGGTCATCCCATCGGCCGCGCACCTGCTGAGCCAGGTGGGCCTGATCGACGCATCGGACGCCATGCTGAAGACCGAGCTGCCCAAGGCCGTGTCCAGCTACTACCACATGCTGGTGCTGTCATCCAACGCCAAGCTGCGCGATGACAAGGTCTCTGCGCTGGACTGGGCCGAGAAGGCCTACGCTGGCTCCCAGGGCCCGGCCACCCGCCTGCAGTGGGGCAGTGGTTACGTGCAGAAGCTGATCACCATGGCGCCACAGGACAGCGCCCGCATCGAGAAGGCTGCCGCACAGGTGATTGGGGAGTTGGACGCTGCGCCTGAGACTTTTTATGAGCGCAACCGCCGCAGCCTGGAGAAGATGGGTGCACAACTCAACACCTGGAATGCCGGTGGCAAACACACACCGGTGGTGCAAAAACTTACGGCTCAGCTGAATGCGGTGTGCGCCAAACTGCCCGAGAAGGACAGCGCGCGTGACGCCTGTACCGGCGTGTTTGCCAAGGCAGGTAAAAAGGCTTGA
- a CDS encoding C40 family peptidase codes for MTFLGVPYKRGGTDASTGFDCSGFVRAIFEQTAGLVLPRKAVEQAAASQKIERADLQPGDLVFFNTMRRAFSHVGIYVGEGKFIHAPKPGAEVRVESLSVAYWARRFDGARRVAVEDAPAPSVP; via the coding sequence ATGACTTTCCTCGGTGTACCCTACAAACGCGGCGGTACCGACGCCTCCACCGGTTTTGACTGTAGCGGATTTGTCCGTGCGATTTTTGAGCAAACCGCCGGGCTAGTGTTGCCCCGCAAGGCTGTGGAACAAGCCGCAGCATCCCAAAAAATCGAACGCGCAGATCTGCAACCCGGAGACTTGGTGTTCTTCAACACCATGCGCCGCGCTTTCAGCCATGTGGGCATTTATGTTGGCGAAGGCAAATTCATCCACGCCCCCAAACCGGGCGCTGAAGTTCGGGTCGAAAGCTTGTCTGTTGCCTATTGGGCACGCCGGTTTGATGGCGCCCGACGCGTTGCGGTAGAGGACGCCCCCGCTCCCAGCGTTCCTTAA
- a CDS encoding isochorismatase family protein translates to MLLDIEDSQLVLVDYQERLMPALLDGPVVLANAVRLAQLAALLRVPTFATEQNPSKLGGSVPELAAALQQAGARVLSKMQFSAVEEGLGEWLRPEPKPVQGNARSLPKHLQKPPPGSEPRGTIVLAGCEAHVCLLQTALDLMEDEFEVWVVTDACTSRTERNRDAAFDRLAGAGAELVTTEMVAFEWIRSAEHPDFKAMQALIK, encoded by the coding sequence ATGCTGTTAGATATAGAAGACTCCCAGCTGGTGCTGGTGGATTACCAGGAACGCCTGATGCCCGCATTGCTGGACGGCCCCGTCGTGCTGGCCAATGCAGTGCGCCTGGCCCAATTGGCCGCGCTCTTGCGCGTGCCGACCTTTGCTACCGAACAAAATCCTTCCAAGCTAGGGGGCAGCGTGCCTGAACTGGCGGCTGCCTTGCAGCAGGCTGGTGCGCGCGTCTTGTCCAAGATGCAGTTCAGCGCGGTGGAAGAGGGCCTGGGCGAATGGTTGCGCCCTGAGCCCAAGCCGGTGCAGGGCAATGCCCGCAGCCTGCCCAAACATTTGCAAAAACCGCCCCCTGGCAGTGAGCCGCGTGGCACGATTGTGCTGGCCGGTTGTGAAGCCCATGTCTGCCTGCTGCAGACGGCGCTGGATCTGATGGAAGATGAGTTTGAGGTCTGGGTCGTCACCGACGCCTGCACTTCACGTACCGAGCGCAACCGAGATGCCGCCTTTGACCGTCTGGCTGGCGCTGGCGCGGAGCTGGTGACCACCGAAATGGTGGCCTTTGAGTGGATCCGCAGTGCCGAGCATCCAGATTTCAAGGCGATGCAGGCGCTCATCAAGTAA
- a CDS encoding propionate--CoA ligase, with protein MTAYADFYRRSINDRDGFWAEEAKRIDWQTPPQQVCDYSNPPFARWFVGGTTNLCHNAVDRHLKDRPDQPALIAVSTETNTEQVYTFTQLHAEVQRMAAALLELGVQKGDRVLIYMPMIAEAAFAMLACARIGAIHSVVFGGFAAGSLASRIEDASPTVIVSADAGSRGGKAIAYKPLLDEAISLSSHKPTAVLLADRQLAAMEMVAGRDHSWGALRQKHLNTVVPCVWLESTHPSYTLYTSGTTGKPKGVQRDTGGYAVALAASMEHIFCGKAGETYFSTSDIGWVVGHSYIIYGPLIAGMATIMYEGLPTRPDGGIWWSLVEKYKVTVMFSAPTAVRVLKKQDPALLTKYDLSSLRALFLAGEPLDEPTAQWISQGLGGKPIIDNYWQTETGWPILSIANGVESKPSKFGSPGVAMYGYNVKLLDENTGEELMGADQKGVVAIEGPLPPGCMQTVWRDDARFVKTYWSSIPGKQVYNTFDWGVRDKDGYFFILGRTDDVINVAGHRLGTREIEESISSHPNISEVAVVGIADALKGQVAVAFAVVKDASALVDDAARAKLEAEVMKVVDNSIGAVGRPARVRFVTVLPKTRSGKLLRRAIQAVCEGRDPGDLTTMEDPAALQQIRDLLV; from the coding sequence ATGACCGCCTACGCAGATTTCTACCGCCGCTCCATAAACGACCGCGACGGCTTTTGGGCCGAAGAGGCCAAACGCATTGACTGGCAGACGCCGCCCCAACAGGTTTGCGACTACAGCAACCCGCCATTCGCGCGCTGGTTTGTCGGTGGCACCACCAATCTGTGCCACAACGCGGTCGACCGCCACCTCAAAGACCGGCCCGACCAGCCCGCGCTGATTGCCGTCTCCACCGAAACCAATACCGAGCAGGTCTACACCTTCACCCAACTGCATGCCGAGGTGCAGCGCATGGCCGCCGCGCTGCTGGAGCTGGGAGTGCAAAAAGGCGACCGGGTCTTGATCTACATGCCCATGATTGCAGAGGCTGCGTTTGCGATGCTGGCCTGCGCCCGTATTGGCGCCATCCATTCCGTGGTGTTTGGTGGTTTTGCGGCCGGTTCTTTGGCCTCGCGCATTGAAGACGCCAGCCCCACGGTCATCGTCAGCGCCGATGCGGGCTCGCGGGGGGGCAAAGCCATCGCCTACAAGCCGCTGCTGGATGAAGCGATCAGCCTGTCCAGCCACAAACCCACAGCCGTGCTGCTGGCCGACAGGCAACTGGCTGCTATGGAAATGGTAGCGGGACGCGACCATTCCTGGGGGGCTCTGCGGCAAAAACATCTGAACACCGTTGTCCCCTGCGTGTGGCTGGAATCCACTCACCCCAGCTACACGCTGTACACCAGCGGCACCACCGGCAAGCCCAAAGGTGTGCAGCGCGACACCGGCGGGTACGCCGTGGCGCTGGCGGCCAGCATGGAGCACATCTTCTGCGGCAAGGCAGGCGAGACCTATTTCTCGACCAGCGACATCGGCTGGGTGGTGGGCCACAGCTACATCATCTACGGCCCGCTGATCGCCGGCATGGCCACCATCATGTATGAGGGCCTGCCCACGCGACCCGATGGCGGCATCTGGTGGAGCCTGGTCGAAAAGTACAAGGTAACGGTCATGTTCAGTGCCCCTACCGCTGTGCGGGTGCTGAAGAAACAAGATCCGGCCCTGCTCACCAAATACGATCTGTCCAGCCTGCGTGCACTGTTTCTGGCGGGTGAACCGCTGGACGAACCCACCGCACAGTGGATCAGCCAAGGGCTGGGCGGCAAACCCATCATCGATAACTACTGGCAGACCGAAACCGGCTGGCCGATTCTGAGCATTGCCAACGGTGTCGAATCCAAGCCCAGCAAATTCGGCAGCCCGGGCGTGGCCATGTACGGCTACAACGTCAAGCTGCTGGACGAGAACACGGGTGAAGAACTGATGGGTGCCGACCAGAAGGGTGTGGTCGCCATCGAAGGCCCATTGCCGCCCGGCTGTATGCAGACGGTCTGGCGTGACGATGCCCGTTTTGTCAAAACCTATTGGAGCAGCATTCCCGGCAAGCAGGTCTACAACACCTTCGACTGGGGTGTGCGCGACAAAGATGGCTACTTCTTTATCCTGGGCCGTACCGACGACGTCATCAACGTCGCCGGCCACCGCCTGGGCACACGTGAGATTGAAGAGAGCATCTCCAGCCATCCCAATATCTCCGAGGTTGCCGTGGTGGGTATTGCAGATGCGCTCAAGGGCCAGGTGGCCGTCGCCTTTGCCGTGGTCAAGGATGCCAGTGCACTGGTAGATGACGCGGCCCGCGCCAAGCTGGAGGCCGAAGTGATGAAGGTGGTGGACAACAGCATTGGCGCGGTGGGTCGCCCGGCCCGTGTGCGTTTTGTGACCGTGTTGCCCAAGACCCGCAGCGGCAAGCTGCTGCGCCGCGCCATCCAGGCCGTGTGTGAAGGGCGTGACCCGGGTGATCTGACTACGATGGAAGACCCGGCGGCTTTGCAGCAGATACGAGATTTGCTAGTGTAA
- a CDS encoding fibronectin type III domain-containing protein: protein MHPSTTRSLGMGLLLACTGWALAQTTPTLVQTSTGYTLKIPYLEFSPGGAKQAYTAKATTGDLSTFTADTGSVAPTAVQSGVSNTITLQQTGGTYVLAFPYVEVDGLAQAYSASLTTTNLSQWTVVPNSVSVVATSNTLAPPTGVAVSGPNSQIVGSFSFGSSSKLSATWTAPTSFAVHHFEIIGTESVGGTRTSVSAFASETAATLTGLKASTAYRVMVRACQDAACTLYGAAAPVSATTSTEYWQLQGSGASISGLTKVVSDGNARLSATRIGPDAGTANAGRVQFYYGPMFSQGSTASLAVAVGNAAANAATPSSYLSFTSKAGTSGLVNPPTSSTARSIASVATGQGVPLAANLGNKVRVFFEAAGSDGKTRIYSVDSKDGFVGQDFNSGAALTCSTDADYASTGGCAPTLVIGVDGDATGGNLRIKNARQNKVAHPTQTDWRWDGAPGAFMVFTTDSVASCSTVQQNHGYAVWDGTRWNVQYRSDGCPKLFTSAQACLPMHVGGARYKMYCGDPSITAGKVTGSNLPFLGPKKLMYADGSGSGADATVEFEDWEAQTASRDIAFLWPNGTRLDDKAEGYIDDYHFLAPTGSLDLQVGYLTTTDGVVVPFAVAAILLNP from the coding sequence ATGCACCCAAGCACCACGCGTTCGTTAGGGATGGGGTTACTCCTGGCATGCACCGGCTGGGCGCTGGCTCAAACCACGCCCACGCTTGTCCAGACCAGCACCGGCTACACGTTGAAGATTCCCTACCTGGAGTTCAGTCCCGGCGGTGCCAAGCAGGCCTACACGGCCAAGGCCACAACGGGGGATTTGTCCACCTTCACTGCCGACACTGGCTCGGTCGCACCCACAGCCGTACAGAGCGGCGTCAGCAACACCATCACGCTGCAACAGACCGGTGGCACCTATGTGCTGGCGTTTCCGTATGTGGAGGTGGACGGCCTGGCCCAGGCCTACAGCGCCAGCCTGACCACGACCAACCTGTCGCAATGGACGGTGGTGCCGAACTCGGTGTCCGTGGTTGCCACATCCAACACACTGGCGCCGCCCACGGGTGTCGCCGTCAGCGGGCCTAACTCCCAAATCGTAGGCAGCTTCAGCTTCGGCTCGTCCAGCAAACTCAGCGCCACCTGGACAGCACCTACCAGCTTTGCCGTACACCACTTCGAGATCATTGGCACAGAGTCAGTGGGTGGCACACGCACCAGCGTCAGCGCCTTTGCAAGTGAAACCGCTGCGACATTGACCGGGCTAAAGGCCTCCACCGCCTACCGCGTAATGGTGAGGGCCTGCCAGGATGCAGCCTGCACCTTGTATGGCGCTGCAGCACCCGTGAGTGCCACCACATCCACCGAATACTGGCAATTACAAGGCAGCGGTGCCAGCATCAGCGGCCTGACCAAGGTGGTATCCGACGGGAACGCCCGCCTGAGCGCCACACGCATAGGCCCGGACGCCGGCACGGCCAATGCGGGACGGGTTCAGTTTTATTACGGCCCCATGTTCAGCCAGGGCAGCACCGCGTCGCTGGCCGTGGCGGTGGGCAATGCGGCGGCCAATGCCGCCACACCCAGTAGCTACCTCAGCTTCACCAGCAAGGCGGGCACCTCAGGCCTGGTCAACCCGCCCACCTCCAGCACCGCGCGCAGCATCGCCAGCGTGGCCACCGGCCAGGGCGTGCCGCTGGCCGCCAACCTGGGTAACAAGGTGCGCGTGTTTTTTGAAGCTGCGGGCAGCGATGGCAAGACGCGCATCTACTCCGTGGACAGCAAGGACGGCTTTGTGGGCCAAGACTTCAACAGCGGTGCCGCCCTGACCTGCTCCACCGATGCCGACTACGCCAGCACGGGCGGCTGCGCGCCCACCCTGGTCATCGGCGTTGACGGTGACGCCACCGGCGGCAACCTGCGCATCAAGAATGCGCGCCAGAACAAGGTCGCCCACCCCACCCAGACCGACTGGCGCTGGGACGGCGCACCGGGCGCCTTTATGGTGTTCACCACCGACAGCGTGGCCAGCTGCAGCACCGTGCAGCAGAACCACGGCTACGCGGTGTGGGACGGCACCCGCTGGAACGTGCAATACCGCTCCGACGGCTGCCCCAAACTCTTCACCAGCGCCCAGGCCTGCCTGCCCATGCATGTGGGCGGCGCGCGCTACAAGATGTACTGCGGCGACCCGTCCATTACCGCGGGCAAGGTCACTGGCTCCAACCTGCCCTTTTTGGGCCCTAAGAAGCTGATGTATGCCGACGGCAGCGGCAGCGGTGCGGACGCCACCGTGGAGTTTGAAGACTGGGAGGCACAGACCGCCTCACGCGATATTGCCTTCTTGTGGCCCAACGGCACACGGCTGGACGACAAGGCCGAGGGTTACATCGACGACTACCACTTCCTCGCGCCCACCGGTAGCCTGGACCTGCAGGTGGGCTACCTGACGACTACCGATGGCGTGGTGGTGCCCTTTGCCGTGGCGGCGATCCTGCTAAACCCCTGA
- a CDS encoding DUF2946 family protein — MQTLRNAHLLARFVLVWFVVSMGVAIASPLVQPKGMQLVCSAAGAITVQLDQGDGGLSGSQANTLDCPLCAAAGAPPPRVALQVLAPMGLTQALSITTDPQSTRRSAAPFPPRGPPASV; from the coding sequence ATGCAAACCCTGCGCAACGCCCACCTCTTAGCCCGCTTCGTGCTGGTGTGGTTTGTGGTGTCCATGGGGGTGGCGATTGCGTCACCGCTGGTGCAGCCCAAGGGCATGCAACTGGTGTGTTCGGCCGCTGGCGCCATCACGGTCCAGTTGGACCAGGGTGATGGTGGCTTGAGTGGCTCGCAGGCCAACACGCTGGATTGCCCGCTGTGCGCCGCCGCCGGCGCACCCCCGCCCCGGGTCGCCTTGCAGGTGTTGGCCCCTATGGGCTTGACCCAGGCACTGTCCATCACAACCGACCCGCAGAGTACCCGCCGCTCTGCCGCACCGTTCCCACCCCGCGGGCCGCCCGCATCCGTCTGA